DNA from Mycolicibacterium alvei:
GCGTTCCGCAAGGACATCCACAACTACGTCGAGGAAAACCACCCGGCGCCGCACAGCCAGCTCGACGAGGCGATCGAGGAGTCCTTCCCGGCCTCGGACCCGGCCAAGTTGTCCTTCGCCGACGACGGCGCGATCGATGTTCGTCCGTCTGCCGCCAACGGCGCCGCGGGTCGGCCGTCCAAGCCGATCACCGTGAAATCCGATGAGCGCGGCGAGTTCGTGCTCGACCACGGCGCGGTGGTCGTCGCAGGCATCACCTCCTGCACCAACACCTCCAACCCGACGGTGATGATCGGTGCGGCCCTGCTGGCCAAGAAGGCCGTCGAGAAGGGCCTGTCGAGCAAGCCGTGGGTGAAGACCAACATGGCGCCCGGCTCACAGGTGGTCACCGACTACTACAACAAGGCCGGCCTGTGGCCCTACCTGGAGAAGCTGGGCTACTACCTGGGCGGCTACGGCTGCACCACCTGCATCGGCAACACCGGGCCGCTGCCCGACGAGATCTCCAAGGCCATCAACGACAACGATCTGTCGGTGACCGCGGTGCTCTCGGGCAACCGCAACTTCGAGGGCCGCATCTCCCCCGACGTCAAGATGAACTACCTGGCCTCCCCGCCGCTGGTCATCGCCTACGGCATCGCGGGCACCATGGACTTCGATTTCGAGTCCGACCCGCTCGGCCAGGACCGGGATGGCAATGACGTCTTCCTCAAGGACATCTGGCCATCAGCCCAAGAGATCGAGGAAACCATCGCGTCCTCGATCAACCGGGAGATGTTCACCGACTCCTATGCCGATGTATTCAAGGGCGACGACCGCTGGCGTTCGCTGTCCACCCCGGAGGGCAACACCTTCGAGTGGGACGACGCGTCCACCTACGTGCGCAAGGCCCCCTACTTCGACGGGATGCCCGCCGAGCCGGAGCCGGTCGGCGACATCGCAGGCGCCAGAGTCCTTGCTCTGCTGGGTGATTCGGTGACCACCGACCACATCAGCCCGGCCGGCGCGATCAAGCCGGGCACACCGGCTGCGCAGTACCTCGACGCCAACGGTGTGGCACGCAAGGATTACAACTCGCTGGGGTCGCGGCGCGGCAACCACGAGGTGATGATCCGCGGCACCTTCGCCAACATCCGGCTCAAGAACCAGCTGCTCGACGATGTCTCAGGCGGCTACACCCGTGACTTCACCCAGCCGGGCGGCCCGCAGGCATTCATCTACGACGCCTCGGTCAACTACAAGGAAGCCGGCGTCCCGCTGGTGGTCCTGGGCGGCAAGGAGTACGGCTCGGGCTCCTCGCGTGACTGGGCAGCCAAGGGCACGGTCCTGCTGGGTGTGAAGGCCGTCATCACCGAGTCCTTCGAGCGCATCCACCGGTCGAACCTGATCGGCATGGGTGTCATCCCGCTGCAGTTCCCGGCCGGCGAATCGGCGGCGAGCCTCAAGCTCGACGGCACCGAGACCTACGACATCACCGGGATCACCGCGCTCAACGAGGGCAAGACTCCGAAGACGGTCAAGGTCACCGCCACCAAGGACGACGGTTCCAAGGTGGAGTTCGACGCCGTCGTCCGCATCGACACCCCCGGTGAGGCCGACTACTACCGCAACGGCGGCATCCTGCAGTTCGTGCTGCGCAACATGCTGAAGTCGAAGTAATCCTGACCGGACCGAACGAAGCAGCGAAGGCGCACACGTGCCCCGGGTGACCGACGACCACCTTGCGGCCCGGCGCCGTCAGATCCTCGACGGCGCCCGGCGCTGCTTCGGTCAGTACGGATACGAGAGTGCGACCGTGCGACGGCTCGAAGAAACCATCGGGCTGTCGCGCGGCGCAATCTTTCACCACTTCAAGGACAAGGACACCTTGTTCTTCGAATTGGCCCGAGAGGACGCCGAGCGGATGGCCGAGGTGGCCGCCCGCGAAGGATTGATTCAGGTGATGCGGAATATGCTCGCCGCTCCCGAGCAGTTCGACTGGCTGGCCACCCGCCTGGAGATCGCCCGAAAGTTGCGCAACGATCCGGCTTTTCACCGCGGCTGGGCCGAACGGTCAGCCGAGTTGGATACCGCCATCACCGAGCGCCTGCGCCGTCAGAAGCAGGCCGGTCGCCTACGCGACGACGTGCCCAGTGCGGTCCTGCACATCTACCTGGACCTCGTGCTCGACGGACTGGTGGCCCGGATCGCCTCCGGCGAGGACCCGAGGAACCTCACCGCAGTGCTCGATCTGGTCGAGGACAGTGTGCGGCAGCAGACGCCGGCGGACAGCTGAGTCCGGCTACCGCACCGCCGTTGTGCCCGTCAGGCCCTGGCCCGGGTGCGGTGATTGGGCCCACCGCGGCTGCGCATCGTCGTTCCCGACTCGCGCAACAAACTGTGGATCGAGCCGTACGAACGTCCGGTAGTAGCCACGAGCGTGCGGATACTGGCGCCCCCCTCGTATGCCTTACGAAGCTCTGCCAGCAGTTCGCTACGGTTACCGTTCATTTCCCTCATCGACATCTCCCCGCTTGTGATGTCCCGACGGGTACCCACACTAGAAACCACCCACACATCGATGGGTCGATTTGTCCAACGTCTTAATTTGACGTGTCCGAAAGTGCGGTGGTTCTTCAGGATTCGCCGTCAGGCGAGTTCGATGAGATCCCGATATTCGGTAGACCAGAAGTCCTCGGTGCCGTCCGGCAGCAGGACCACGCGCTGCGGATCGAGCGCTTCGGCTGCGCCCGGATCGTGGGTCACCAGCACCACAGCCCCCTGGTAACTACGCAGCGCGTCGAGAACCTGTTCGCGTGACGCGGGGTCGAGGTTGTTGGTCGGCTCGTCCAGCAACAACACATTGGCAGTGGAAGCCACCAGACCCGCCAGCGCCAGCCGCGTCTTCTCACCGCCGGACAGCGTGCCCGCCGGCTGCTCCAGCTGAGGACCGGTGAACATGAAGGCGCCCAACAGACCGCGTAGGTCCTGCTCTCCGGTATCGGGCGCGGCGTGTCGGATGTTCTCCCAGACGGTCGCCCCGTTGTCGAGGGTGTCGTGCTCCTGGGCGAAATACCCGATCTTGCACCCGTGGCCGGGTTCCAGGGCTCCGGCGTCGGCAGTCTCCGCGCCGGCGAGCAGCCGCAGCAGCGTCGTCTTTCCGGCACCGTTGAGGCCGAGCACCACCACCCGCGATCCGCGGTCGATGGCCAGGTCGACACCGGTGAAGATCTCCAGCGACCCGTACGTCTTGGTCAGCCCCTTGGCCACCAACGGCGTTTTCCCGCACGGTGCGGGCGTCGGGAACTTGATACGGGCCACCTTGTCGGCCACCCGCTCGGCATCGAGCTCGGAGATCATCCGCTCGGCCCGACGCAACATATTCTGTGCGGCAACAGCTTTGGTCGCTTTGGCGCCCATCTTGGCAGCCTGCGCCCGCAACGCGCCTGCCTTCTTCTCGGCATTGGCGCGCTCGCGGCGACGACGCTGCTCATCGGTGGCGCGCGCGTCGAGGTACTTCTTCCAGCCCATGTTGTAGACGTCGGCCTCACCGCGCACTGCGTCGAGGAACCACACCCGGTTGACGACCTCGTCGAGCAGATCGACATCGTGGCTGATCACGACGAGCCCACCGGTGTGGTTGTGCAGGAAGTCCCGCAACCAGCCGATCGAGTCCGCGTCGAGGTGGTTGGTGGGTTCGTCGAGAAGCAGCGTTGTGGCCGACCCGGAACCGGTGTCACTCGCCGCGAACAGGATGCGCGCCAATTCGACCCGGCGGCGCTGACCACCGGAGAGCGTGCGCAGCGGCTGCGTCAGCACCCGATCGGGCAGGCCCAGGCTGGCGCAGATGCGCCCGGCCTCGCTCTCGGCCGCGTAGCCGCCCAGCGCCGAGAACCGCTCTTCGAGCTGACCGTACTTGCGGACCGCCTTGTCGCGCGCCGCATCGTCGGCGACCTCGGCCATCAAGACCTGCTGCTTCTCCAGGTCCGCCAAGAGCTTGTCGAGCCCACGGGCGGACAACACCCGGTCACGGGCCAAGACATCGAGATCGCCTTCTTTGGGATCCTGTGGCAGGTAACCGATTTCACCGGTCGTCGTGACAGATCCGGCGTACGGCTCACCCTCCCCTGCCAGAATCCTCATCGTGGTGGTCTTGCCTGCGCCGTTGCGCCCGACGAGACCGATCCGGTCACCGGGCTGCACCCGCAGTGCCGAGCCCTCGAAGGACAGCAGCGTGCGCGCGCCGGCGCGGACCTCCAGGTCCGTTGCGGTGATCACGCTGCGGTCCTCCTATTTGTCGTCAGTAAATGCCGCGGGCCGTTTCTCCGCGCGCGCAGCAACCGCTTCCTCAAAGTTTGCGGTGAGCAGACGCACGAAAAGTTGTCCCAGGCCCTCGGCCTGCATGTGCCCTTCCAGGCTAGCGGCGTCCAGTCCACTCCAAAGTGTGCGCTTGGTCAACTCGATACCCGGCCGGGAGAACGCCGCCATCCGGTCCGCCATGTCGTAGCAGGCGTCGAGCAGGGCCTCCTCGGCCACCACACTGGACACCAGACCGATGCGCGCCGCCTCTTCGGCGTCGACGTCACGGCCGGTCAACATGATCTCGAAGGCCCGTGACGAGCCGATGGCACGTGGCAGCAGGTAGGACAAGCCCAGCTCACTGGCGGTAAGCCCGTTGTTGATCCCCGCGGCGCGGAAGTAGGCGCCCTCGGCAGCGACCCGGATGTCACAGGCCAGCGCGAGGCAGAGCCCGCCGCCGATGGCCGCGCCGTTGACCGCTGCGATCACCGGCTGATGCAGTCGGCGTAGGGCGAGGATCACATCGTCGAGGATCTCCATCGACCGCAATGCGTACGTCGGCCTGGTCAACCCGGCCACGTGCGGCACCGATCCGGCCGACTTGTGATCGGCCCCGGACGAGAACCCCCGACCGGCCCCGGTCAGTACGACCACGCGCACGCTGTTGTCATAGCGCAGGTCTTCCAGGACGCCCTTGAGCGGAACCATGACGTCGAAGGCCATCGAGTTCATCCGCTCGGGCCGGTTGAGGGTCACCAGCGCCACGTCCGGGCGGGGGCGGTCGACCAGTACGAAATCGTTCTGCGCAGTCACGGACAGCACGCTATCGCGTGCCGGTGCTCACACCTGTTCGGCGTCGCCCGCAGCGGCCTCGTCTTTCATGGCCGCGTCGATGTCGAACTCCTTGATCTTCTGGACGAGGTCCTCCAGTGCGGCCGGTGGCAGCGCGCCGGCCTGGTTGAAGACCAACTTGCCCTTCTTGAATGCCATCAGGGTGGGGATCGAGCGGATCTCGGCTGCGGCGGCGAGCGCCTGTTCGGCCTCGGTGTCCACCTTGGCGAAGACCACATCGGGGTGCTTCTCGGAAGCAGCCTTGAACGTCGGCGCGAACGACCGGCACGGTCCGCACCACGACGCCCAGAAATCGACCAACACGATCTCGTTGTCCTTGACGATGTTGTCGAACTGTTCTGTGGTGATGTCCTGCGTACTCACACTTGTCCTAACGTCGGGGCATAGCGGCCTGTTCCCACCCTATTTCAGTAGAGCCGGGGCAACGCCGTTTCGACGTGGTAGCCGCACTGCGAGACACGAGGATCAACGGGTCCATTAGCGGTGGGCATTGCTCAAAGAAGTCCACCAGTTACACCACCAAACACCCCCAGAACCGTCACCGATGTCCTGGGACATGACATGCGCGTCAGTGGAGCGGAGCAATATCGCACATGTGTTCAATATGGAGTCGGGTCCGATGTGGCGCTGATCGACGCGGTCGGTGCTGGGGCGCGGGCCGAGTCGATCTTCTGGACCACCGACCCGTTCGAAGCGGTGGCCGCCGAGATTTCGGCGGCTCCAGTGATGCCGGACATCGGTCAGTACCTGGCCATCCGGCGCCCCATCCACCACCCAGCCCACGCCGGGACGGTCACCATGAACGCATACGGTATCCCCCGTTACCAGTCTCCACCGGTAACGACGTCACCAGGTGCATCTTTGAGTGCGACGACTTTCGCGGGATCAACAGGGACAAAAGGCATTTCGTCTTCCCCGAACCACTCACCGACACTCTTGACGTTCGCCAACGTGTCGGTGGCGGCCAAGTCCTGGGCGTCCGCGTCGTAATAGTCGAACCAAGGCAGACCGGCTTCGACATAGGCGTCGCGGTCCACCGGGGTGCGCGGCGGCACCTCACCCGTGATCGCGGTCCACTGCGCCGCACTGCACAGATGCACGAATACCCGCCAGGAACGGTCCTGGTCGTAGTCGGACAGCGGACGGTTGTCGGCATAGACCTCCTGCCGCATCCTGCCGCCGGCACCCAGACCCATCGACGGTGCCGCGCAGCAACGCTCTTCGACGATCATCATCGAGCCGTCCAACCGAGGACGCACCCGCCACCGTTCGAGGGCCGATACCGTCAGGCCCACAGCGCGCAACTGGACACCGCCATGGACTTCCTGTCCCGTGACCTGTCCTTCGACCGTTGCCCCGGAACCGAGGGGCACGGCCACGAACTGGCGAATGAAACCGTCGCCGGCATTGATGCCGTCGAGCCACGGCTGGTCGGGCAACGCGACATAGTTCTGCGGATCGTGAGCCAGGCGGTCACTCCAGCTCTCACCGCTGACCGCGCACACCTTCCCGATGCCGACCTGCAACGCGGTCGGCTCGGATGAGTGGAACGACAGCCACATCGCCTCACGTTGGTAGACCGGCAGCATGATGCCGCCGCGCGCCAACCACTCGGCCGGCACCCGATCGGGATAATCCTGGACCCGGCGCAACGGAAACTCCCCGAGACCCGGTGGGAGCGGATGCAATCCGGTCTCCGGGATGCGCAGTGTGCGCTCGAAGCTGACTGTCGCCGGCCCCAACATCAACCGGTCATCGACGACCTTTACCTCAGGGCTGTGTCCCACACGTGCCTCCGTTTTCGCCTGTTGGCGATATTGGTAGCACCTGGCCCCGACAAATTCCTCAGACAGTGAATCCGAGTGCGCGCAGCTGTTCGCGGCCGTCGTCGGTGATCTTGTCCGGGCCCCACGGCGGGTTCCAGACCCAATTGATCTTGATCTCGTTGACCAGCCCGGCGCCCACGAGCGCGGTGCGCGACTGATCCTCGATCACGTCGGTCAGCGGACAGGCCGCCGAAGTGAGCGTCATGTCGATCAGCGCCACGGGGCCCTCGTCGCTCTCTTCGACGTTGAGGCCGTAGACCAGGCCCAGGTCGACAACGTTGATGCCCAACTCGGGGTCCACGACATCCCGCATGGCCTCCTCGAGGTCGGCGATCATTTCGTCGGACGCCCCAGTGGCATCCCCGCTCGCTTCGCTCATCGCTGTTCCTTCACGTCATCGCTGGCCTGTACCAGCGCTCCATCTTCTGGCCTGGCCTCCGCCAGTGAGGCCTTGAACGCTAACCAACCCAACAACGCGCACTTCACCCGTGCCGGATATTTCGCGACACCGGCGAACGCGATGCCGTCACCGAGTACATCTTCGTCCCCCTCCACGTTCCCGCGTGAGGAAATCATCTCGGTGAAGGCCTCGACCGTCTTGAGAGCATCACCGACGCTCTGGCCGATGACCTGGTCGGTGAGCACCGAGGTGGCGGCCTGACTGATCGAACAACCCTGCCCGTCGTAGGAGATGTCCACCACCGTCTCGGCGTCGTCGGAGAGCGTGACCCGCAGCGTCACCTCGTCACCACAGGTCGGATTGACGTGGTGCACCTCGGCGGCGAAGGGCTCGCGCAGTCCGCGGTGATGCGGATGCTTGTAATGATCCAGGATCACTTCCTGGTACATCTGTTCCATTCTCACGAGAAGAACTCCACGGCGCGTTTGATACCGGCTACCAGACGGTCGACCTCGTCGAGCGTGTTGTATACCGCGAACGACGCGCGAGCGGTCGCCGCGATCCCGAAGCGACGGTGCAGCGGGTAGGCGCAGTGGTGCCCGACGCGGACCGCGATGCCCTCGTCGTCGAGCACCTGCCCGACGTCATGGGCGTGGATCCCATCGACCACGAAACTGACCGGGGAACCGCGGTGTTCCATCGTCGTCGGCCCGATGATCCGGACTTGTGGCAGGCCTGCCAGACCGGACAGGGCGGCCGCCACCAGTTCTGCTTCGTGCGCCTCGACCGCATCCATCCCGATGTCGCTCAGATACCGTGCGGCAGAGGCCAATCCGACCACCTGCGAGGTCATCGGGGTGCCTGCCTCGAAACGCTGCGGGGCCGGCGCGTAGGTGGTCTGCTCCATCGTGACGGTCTCGATCATCGAACCGCCCGTGATGAACGGCGGCATCGAGTTCAGCAGGTGCTGCCGGCCGTAGAGCACACCGATACCCGTGGGCCCGAGCATCTTGTGACCGGAGAACGCCGCGAAATCGACGTCGAGCGCCTGGAAATCAACCGGCTGATGCGGCACCGACTGGCACGCGTCCAGCACGGTGAGCGCACCAACGGCCTTGGCCCGCGATACCAGCTGGGCCACCGGCGCGACCGCACCTGTGACGTTCGAATGATGGCTGAAGGCCACCACTTTCACCCGCTCGTCGAGCTGCAGCGAGTCCAGGTCGATACGCCCGTCGTCGGTGACGCTGTACCAGCGCAACGTCGCACCCGTACGCTGGGCCAACTCCTGCCACGGAATCAGGTTCGCGTGGTGTTCCAGTTCGGTGGTGACGATGACGTCACCCGGGCCGACTGCACCGTCGAAGCGCTTGTCGCCCAGCACGTATGACACCAGGTTGAGCGACTCGGTGGCATTCTTGGTGAACACCAACTCATCCGGACCGGCACCGACGAACGCCGCGATGTCTGCGCGCCCCTGCTCGTAGGCGTCGGTGGCCTCCTCCATCAACTGGTGCGCACCACGGTGCACCGCCCCGTTGGAGTTGGTGAGGAACGCCCGTTCGGCATCGAGTACCTGCAACGGCTTCTGCGACGTCGCCCCGGAATCCAGGTACGCCAACTGCTTTCCACCACGCATCACCCGACTCAGGATCGGGAAGTCAGCCCTTATCCGGGCCAGCCCGGCTTGATCCAACGTCGACGCCGCGATGGTCATATCAGGCCCCGACGGCTTGGGTGAAGCGCACGTATCCGTTCTCTTCGAGCTCGTCGGCGAGTTCGGGCCCACCCGATTCCACGATGCGCCCCCCCACGAACACGTGCACGAACTGCGGCTGAATGTAGCGCAGGATCCGGGTGTAGTGGGTGATCAGCAGGATGCCGCCGTGCGCGGCCTCTGCGTAGCGGTTGACGCCCTCGCTGACGATGCGCAACGCGTCGACGTCCAGACCCGAGTCGGTCTCGTCGAGGATCGCGATCTTCGGCTTGAGCAGCGACAGCTGCAGGATCTCGTGGCGCTTCTTCTCGCCGCCCGAGAATCCTTCGTTGACGCTGCGCTCACCGAACGCCGGGTCAATCTCCAAGTCGGCCATTGCACCCTTGACTTCCTTGACCCAGTGCCGCAGCTTGGGGGCCTCGCCTCGGACCGCAGTGGCCGCGGTACGCAGGAAGTTCGACATCGACACGCCGGGAACCTCGACCGGGTACTGCATGGCCAGGAAGAGGCCCGCGCGGGCCCGCTCGTCGATGCTCATCTCGAGGACGTTCTGTCCGTCGAGGGTGATCGAACCGGAGGTGACGGTGTACTTGGGATGCCCGGCGATCGCGTAGGACAGCGTCGACTTGCCGGAGCCGTTGGGGCCCATCACCGCGTGGGTCTCCCCCGACTTCACGGTGAGGTCGACGCCCTTCAAAATGGGGATGTTCGGGTCTCCTGCATCTGCAGCGCCTTCGGCGGCGTTGACCGAGACGTGCAGGTCCTTGATTTCCAGCGTGGTCATAACTAGTTGGCTTTCGATTCGGTGATGGCAAGTTCTTTTTCGATGGCTGCGGTCAGGCGCTCACGCACCTCGGGGACAGCGATCTTGGCGATGATCTCGTTGAAGAATCCACGCACGACGAGGCGTCGGGCCTGATCCTCGGGAATGCCGCGGGCGCGCAGGTAGAACAACTGCTCGTCGTCGAAACGCCCGGTGGCACTGGCGTGCCCGGCGCCCACGATCTCGCCGGTCTCGATCTCCAGGTTGGGCACCGAATCGGCGCGGGCACCGTCGGTGAGCACGAGGTTGCGGTTGACTTCGAACGTGTCGGTACCGGTGGCCTCGGCCCGGATCAGCACGTCGCCGATCCAGACCGTGTGCGCGTCGGGCTTCTTGGAATCCGGATCGCCTTGCAGCGCACCCTTGTAGAGCACGTCGGACTTACAGTGCGGCTGGGAGTGGTCGACCAGCAACCGCGACTCGAAGAACTGGCCGTCGTCGGCGAAGTAGGTGCCCAGCATCTTGGCGTCGCCACCCGGTCCGGTGAACCGCACGGTGGCCGAGGTGCGGACCACGTCACCACCGAGGGTGACGTTGACGTGTCCGAGCACCGCGTCCTTGCCCAGCTTTGCGTGGTGGGCGCTGACGTGCACCATGTCGTCGGCCCAGTCGGCGATCCAGATGACGCCGAGGCCGGCCGCATCACCGACGATGATCTCGACGTTGTCGGCATAGGTGCCGCTACCGCGCAGATCGACCACGACGGTGGCGCGGGACAGTTCTTCGACCCTGATCTGCAGATGGCCGTAACCCACGGTGTCCACACCGGGCCCGTCCACGACGATCTCGATCGGCTCGGTCACCTCGGTGTCACGCTTGACCGTCACCACGGTGGCGGTCTCGAAGGACGAGAATGCCTGGGCGGCAACACGGTCGGTGGGCACCCCGCCCTCGCCGAGTCGAGGGTCGTCACGGCCGACAGTCTCGACGGTCACGCCCGGACGCTCGGTCACGGCGACGCCGGCCTTGCCATTCGCTACGGCGGTCCCGTCATGCAGGCCGCGAAGCCTCTTGAGCGGGGTGAACCGCCACAACTCGTCGCGACCGCCGGGCACCTCGAAGGCGTTGACGTCGAACGATGCGAACAGCTCACCCTTGTTGGTGGCAACGCCCTCGACGGCGTCAGTGAGATTCTGTGTCACTTAACCGACCGCGCCTTCCATCTGCAGCTCGATGAGCCGGTTCAGCTCAAGCGCGTATTCCATAGGCAGTTCCTTGGCGATGGGCTCGACGAAGCCGCGCACCACCATCGCCATTGCCTCGTCCTCGGTCAGCCCGCGGCTCATCAGGTAGAACAGCTGATCCGCGCTGACCTTGGACACCGTGGCCTCATGCCCCATCGTGACGTCGTCCTCGCGGATGTCGACGTACGGGTAGGTGTCACTCCGGCTGATCGTATCGACCAGCAGCGCATCGCATTTCACGCTCGAGCGGCTGCCGTGCGCACCCTTGTTGATCTGAACCAGGCCACGGTAGGAGGAACGGCCACCGCCACGAGCCACCGACTTGGACACGATGTTGCTCGACGTGTTGGGTGCCAGGTGCAGCATCTTGGCACCGGTGTCCTGGTGCTGGCCCTCGCCGGCGAACGCCACCGAGAGCACCTCGCCCTTGGCATGCTCACCGGTCATCCACACCGCCGGGTACTTCATGGTGACCTTGGAGCCGATGTTTCCGTCGATCCACTCCATGGTGGCGCCGGCCTCGGCGCGGGCCCGCTTGGTCACCAGGTTGTAGACGTTGTTCGACCAGTTCTGGATGGTGGTGTAGCGGCAACGCCCACCGGGCTTGACGATGATCTCCACCACCGCCGAGTGCAGCGAATCGCTCTTGTAGATCGGCGCGGTGCAGCCCTCCACGTAATGCACGTAGGCGCCCTCGTCGACGATGATCAGCGTCCGCTCGAACTGGCCCATATTCTCGGTGTTGATCCGGAAGTAGGCCTGCAGCGGGATGTCGACATGCACGCCCGGCGGCACGTAGATGAACGAACCACCCGACCAGACTGCGGTGTTGAGCGCGGAGAACTTGTTGTCCCCGGCCGGGATCACCGTGCCGAAGTACTGCTTGAACAGCTCCGGGTGTTCCTTGAGCGCGCTGTCGGTGTCCAGGAAGATGACGCCAAGGGCTTCGAGGTCCTCACGGATCGAGTGGTAGACCACCTCGGACTCGTACTGTGCCGCGACACCGGAGACCAGGCGCTGCTTCTCGGCCTCGGGGATGCCGAGCCGGTCGTAGGTGTTCTTGATGTCCGCGGGCAGGTCGTCCCACGAGGCGGCCTGCTTCTCGCTGGACCGCACGAAGTATTTGATGTTGTCGAAGTGGATGCCCTCGAGGTTCGAGCCCCAGTTGGGCATCGGCTTCTTGTCGAACGTGCGCAGTGCGCGCAGCCGACTCTCCAGCATCCACTCCGGTTCGCTCTTCTTGGCCGAGATGTCGCGCACGACAGCTTCCGACAGGCCGCGCTGCGCACTGGCGCCCGCGACGTCCGAGTCCGACCAGCCGTAGCCGTAGTTGCCCAGCGACGCGATGGTCTCTTCCTGGGTCAGCGTCCGATCCTCTTCGCGCACGCGGCTCATCGATGGCGTTTCGGGCGTGATGGTCATGTCGCCGCTCCTTGGTTGGTCGCTGTCGTTTGGGTTGGAACGTGGGTGGTGCAGGCGCAGTCACCGTTGACGATCGTGGCCAGGCGCTGCACGTGCGTGCCCAGGATCTCGGCGAACGCCTCGCTCTCCGTCTCGCACAACTCCGGGAACTCCTCGGCGGCATGCGATACCGGACAGTGGTGCTGGCAGATCTGCACCCCGGGAATCGGGCCGTCCACCGGATTCGTGGTGGTGGCATACCCGGCCCGGGTCAACGCGTCCGCAACGCGCTCGGCGGTGTCTGCGACTCCGCCGGGTTCGGCGGTGACACCGGCCAGGATGGTTTCCATCCGGCGGCGTGCAAAAGTCCGCACGGCATCCTTGCCGCCGATCTCACGCAGTTGCCGAATCGCGGCGACTGCGAGGTCATCGTAGGTGTGGCCGAGTTTCGCGCGTCCGGCCGCGGTCAACCGGTAGCGCTTGGCCGGACGGCCCCGGCCGCTGTGCTGCCACGCGGCGGCGGCACTGGCCTGCGCATCACCGGCTTCGATCAGGGCATCGAGGTGTCGGCGCACACCGGCAGCCGAAATGCCGAGCCTGTCGCCGATCTGACCCGCGGTGATCGGACCCTCGAGCAACAGGTGAATGATCGAACGCCGGGTGTGTCCGTCAGATGCCGGCACGATGTCGGTGACCGGCATCGGCGCACCTGCAGACGCGGAGCCCGCAGTTGTCCGACGCATTTTCACAACACCATTGTGACGGAATTCCGCTCTCGGTTCTAGCAAGGGCACCCTTACGTGACCTGGGCCACCGTTGCCTGGCGAAGACCGTCCCGGTCGACGGTTACGCTGCCCTGATGGCAAGCCGCCTGTCGACCTTCAGCTCATCGATCGCCCGGTGGCACGGCG
Protein-coding regions in this window:
- a CDS encoding enoyl-CoA hydratase; amino-acid sequence: MLSVTAQNDFVLVDRPRPDVALVTLNRPERMNSMAFDVMVPLKGVLEDLRYDNSVRVVVLTGAGRGFSSGADHKSAGSVPHVAGLTRPTYALRSMEILDDVILALRRLHQPVIAAVNGAAIGGGLCLALACDIRVAAEGAYFRAAGINNGLTASELGLSYLLPRAIGSSRAFEIMLTGRDVDAEEAARIGLVSSVVAEEALLDACYDMADRMAAFSRPGIELTKRTLWSGLDAASLEGHMQAEGLGQLFVRLLTANFEEAVAARAEKRPAAFTDDK
- a CDS encoding aconitate hydratase, which gives rise to MSSENTENSSLNSFGARDTLTVGDKNYEIYRLDAVPGAEKLPYSLKVLAENLLRTEDGANITKDHIEAIANWDPSAEPSIEIQFTPARVLMQDFTGVPCIVDLATMREAVAALGGDPEKVNPLSPAEMVIDHSVILDVFGNAGAFERNVELEYERNSERYQFLRWGQGAFDDFKVVPPGTGIVHQVNIEYLARVVFERDGVAYPDTCVGTDSHTTMQNGLGVLGWGVGGIEAEAAMLGQPVSMLIPRVVGFKLSGEIKPGVTATDVVLTVTDMLRKHGVVGKFVEFYGKGVAEVPLANRATLGNMSPEFGSTAAIFPIDEETINYLRLTGRTDQQLALVEAYAKAQGMWHNPDHEPAFSEYLELDLSTVVPSISGPKRPQDRIELSDAKNAFRKDIHNYVEENHPAPHSQLDEAIEESFPASDPAKLSFADDGAIDVRPSAANGAAGRPSKPITVKSDERGEFVLDHGAVVVAGITSCTNTSNPTVMIGAALLAKKAVEKGLSSKPWVKTNMAPGSQVVTDYYNKAGLWPYLEKLGYYLGGYGCTTCIGNTGPLPDEISKAINDNDLSVTAVLSGNRNFEGRISPDVKMNYLASPPLVIAYGIAGTMDFDFESDPLGQDRDGNDVFLKDIWPSAQEIEETIASSINREMFTDSYADVFKGDDRWRSLSTPEGNTFEWDDASTYVRKAPYFDGMPAEPEPVGDIAGARVLALLGDSVTTDHISPAGAIKPGTPAAQYLDANGVARKDYNSLGSRRGNHEVMIRGTFANIRLKNQLLDDVSGGYTRDFTQPGGPQAFIYDASVNYKEAGVPLVVLGGKEYGSGSSRDWAAKGTVLLGVKAVITESFERIHRSNLIGMGVIPLQFPAGESAASLKLDGTETYDITGITALNEGKTPKTVKVTATKDDGSKVEFDAVVRIDTPGEADYYRNGGILQFVLRNMLKSK
- a CDS encoding helix-turn-helix domain-containing protein — translated: MREMNGNRSELLAELRKAYEGGASIRTLVATTGRSYGSIHSLLRESGTTMRSRGGPNHRTRARA
- a CDS encoding metal-sulfur cluster assembly factor, giving the protein MSEASGDATGASDEMIADLEEAMRDVVDPELGINVVDLGLVYGLNVEESDEGPVALIDMTLTSAACPLTDVIEDQSRTALVGAGLVNEIKINWVWNPPWGPDKITDDGREQLRALGFTV
- the trxA gene encoding thioredoxin, which codes for MSTQDITTEQFDNIVKDNEIVLVDFWASWCGPCRSFAPTFKAASEKHPDVVFAKVDTEAEQALAAAAEIRSIPTLMAFKKGKLVFNQAGALPPAALEDLVQKIKEFDIDAAMKDEAAAGDAEQV
- a CDS encoding TetR/AcrR family transcriptional regulator; its protein translation is MPRVTDDHLAARRRQILDGARRCFGQYGYESATVRRLEETIGLSRGAIFHHFKDKDTLFFELAREDAERMAEVAAREGLIQVMRNMLAAPEQFDWLATRLEIARKLRNDPAFHRGWAERSAELDTAITERLRRQKQAGRLRDDVPSAVLHIYLDLVLDGLVARIASGEDPRNLTAVLDLVEDSVRQQTPADS
- a CDS encoding ABC-F family ATP-binding cassette domain-containing protein, translating into MITATDLEVRAGARTLLSFEGSALRVQPGDRIGLVGRNGAGKTTTMRILAGEGEPYAGSVTTTGEIGYLPQDPKEGDLDVLARDRVLSARGLDKLLADLEKQQVLMAEVADDAARDKAVRKYGQLEERFSALGGYAAESEAGRICASLGLPDRVLTQPLRTLSGGQRRRVELARILFAASDTGSGSATTLLLDEPTNHLDADSIGWLRDFLHNHTGGLVVISHDVDLLDEVVNRVWFLDAVRGEADVYNMGWKKYLDARATDEQRRRRERANAEKKAGALRAQAAKMGAKATKAVAAQNMLRRAERMISELDAERVADKVARIKFPTPAPCGKTPLVAKGLTKTYGSLEIFTGVDLAIDRGSRVVVLGLNGAGKTTLLRLLAGAETADAGALEPGHGCKIGYFAQEHDTLDNGATVWENIRHAAPDTGEQDLRGLLGAFMFTGPQLEQPAGTLSGGEKTRLALAGLVASTANVLLLDEPTNNLDPASREQVLDALRSYQGAVVLVTHDPGAAEALDPQRVVLLPDGTEDFWSTEYRDLIELA